A stretch of Blautia liquoris DNA encodes these proteins:
- a CDS encoding ECF transporter S component translates to MDKKFKNLIYAALFAALTCIATMVIRIPTPGTGGYIHPGDSIVILSGIFLGPMYGSLSAGIGSAMADIIGGYFFYSPATFLIKGITALLCGYVYEYLAKSRKSCYLAVFLCGLIDMAVISGGYYLFEMFFYGVKGALASIPANLIQGISGLILSISLYPILISIPGFSRKAFRK, encoded by the coding sequence TTGGACAAAAAATTTAAAAATTTAATTTATGCTGCACTCTTTGCAGCGTTGACCTGTATCGCCACAATGGTTATCAGGATACCAACGCCCGGAACGGGCGGTTATATCCATCCTGGAGATTCCATCGTAATTTTATCCGGAATCTTCTTAGGCCCCATGTATGGCTCTTTATCTGCCGGAATTGGTTCTGCTATGGCCGATATTATCGGAGGATATTTTTTCTATTCACCTGCCACTTTTTTAATAAAGGGCATCACAGCACTGCTATGCGGATATGTCTATGAATACCTCGCCAAGTCCCGTAAATCCTGTTATCTCGCAGTTTTTTTGTGCGGACTTATTGATATGGCAGTTATCAGCGGAGGGTATTATCTTTTTGAAATGTTTTTTTATGGAGTCAAAGGAGCGCTGGCCAGCATACCGGCAAATCTCATTCAGGGAATATCCGGACTGATTCTGTCCATATCATTATACCCAATTCTGATCTCCATACCCGGATTCAGCCGAAAAGCATTTCGAAAATAG